A genomic segment from Clostridium pasteurianum BC1 encodes:
- a CDS encoding beta-galactosidase produces the protein MLKNKKVIFLIVPIIIISIFVLVKVYRSINNNNSMTLTGVNIHSLGMKDSEIKKITGAGLKIVRIDLFWSSVEYKKGTYDFSKYDKFVNDMEKNNVKILFVLDYENKFYDDGLSPHTDEGRKAFTNFAKAAVERYRGKSIMWEIWNEPNGGFWHPKANWEDYFNLAMDAIKAIKSVDKDAFIAAPAASEVQYNFFDYLGSKGLFKYIDAVSVHPYRKSNPETVIEDYKNLKNLIENYPHNRNIKIFSGEWGYSTSWEGMSETKQAQYCIRQYLSNTISGVNTSIWYDWINDGNDKNNPEHNFGVMYSDSTPKPTYYAIKTMNETLKGYDYIKRVDTASKNDYVLMFRKGSKIAYAVWTTSSESHDINISVENNNVQIIDLIGGIRRDKASDKKYSINLDGSVKYILTY, from the coding sequence ATGCTGAAAAATAAAAAGGTAATATTTTTAATAGTACCAATTATAATAATTAGTATTTTTGTTTTAGTTAAAGTATACAGGTCAATAAACAACAATAATTCTATGACATTAACAGGAGTAAATATTCATTCTTTAGGAATGAAGGACAGCGAAATAAAAAAAATTACTGGAGCCGGACTGAAAATTGTAAGAATAGATTTATTTTGGTCTTCTGTGGAATATAAAAAAGGTACATATGATTTTTCTAAGTATGATAAATTTGTAAATGATATGGAAAAAAATAATGTAAAAATACTTTTTGTGTTAGATTATGAGAATAAATTTTATGATGATGGACTTTCTCCACATACGGATGAAGGACGAAAAGCCTTTACTAATTTTGCTAAAGCCGCTGTAGAACGTTATAGAGGAAAAAGCATTATGTGGGAGATCTGGAATGAACCCAATGGAGGTTTTTGGCATCCAAAGGCTAATTGGGAAGATTACTTTAATTTAGCTATGGATGCAATAAAAGCAATTAAATCAGTAGACAAAGATGCATTTATAGCGGCACCAGCAGCATCAGAAGTTCAATATAATTTTTTTGATTATTTAGGGAGTAAAGGATTATTCAAATATATAGATGCTGTCAGCGTTCACCCATACAGAAAATCAAATCCGGAGACCGTTATTGAGGATTATAAAAACTTAAAAAATTTAATAGAAAATTATCCTCACAATAGAAATATTAAAATTTTTTCTGGTGAATGGGGATATTCTACTTCATGGGAAGGAATGAGTGAAACAAAGCAGGCACAGTATTGCATTCGTCAATATTTATCAAACACCATCAGTGGAGTTAATACAAGCATTTGGTATGACTGGATTAATGATGGAAATGATAAAAACAATCCCGAACATAATTTTGGAGTAATGTATAGTGATTCAACCCCTAAACCAACTTATTATGCAATTAAGACTATGAATGAAACATTGAAAGGGTATGACTACATAAAAAGAGTGGATACGGCATCAAAAAATGATTATGTACTCATGTTTAGAAAGGGCAGTAAAATAGCCTATGCGGTATGGACAACAAGCAGTGAAAGTCATGATATAAATATATCTGTAGAAAATAATAATGTTCAGATTATAGATCTTATTGGAGGAATTCGTAGAGACAAAGCTTCTGATAAAAAATACAGTATCAATTTAGATGGAAGTGTAAAATATATTTTAACTTATTGA
- a CDS encoding YveK family protein: protein MKKNEQIRLIGFNEFFCIIAKRKMIMIIITLISVLISGFISFFMMSPVYESQASVIVDKRGDGSTQNVQYNDVMMYQNLVKTYANIALSDKIYSEAAEKLNNTISADELAKSTTIEPIQDTQMLTVTVHGTSPTKTLDSIKSITGSFIEVANSVYPAGDIRIVNQGKLPKAPIKPNKKFNIIVGFLIGILISIGLIFLLDYFDDTVESIEDIKRNFDLPILGTIQMEEKS, encoded by the coding sequence ATGAAAAAAAATGAACAAATACGATTAATTGGGTTTAATGAATTTTTTTGTATCATTGCCAAAAGAAAAATGATAATGATTATCATAACTCTAATAAGTGTTTTGATTTCTGGATTTATCAGTTTTTTTATGATGTCTCCTGTATATGAATCACAGGCTAGTGTAATTGTTGATAAAAGGGGAGATGGATCAACACAAAATGTTCAATATAACGATGTAATGATGTATCAAAATCTTGTTAAAACTTATGCAAATATTGCTCTTTCAGATAAGATATATTCTGAAGCAGCTGAAAAATTAAATAATACCATATCTGCTGATGAACTTGCTAAAAGTACTACAATTGAACCAATTCAAGATACTCAAATGCTTACAGTTACTGTGCACGGTACAAGTCCTACAAAAACTTTAGATTCAATAAAATCAATAACAGGTTCTTTTATTGAAGTAGCAAATAGTGTTTATCCTGCTGGAGATATTAGAATTGTAAATCAGGGAAAACTTCCTAAAGCTCCTATAAAACCTAATAAAAAATTTAATATTATAGTTGGATTTTTAATAGGTATACTAATTTCAATAGGATTAATTTTTCTATTAGATTATTTTGACGACACCGTTGAGAGCATAGAAGATATTAAAAGAAACTTTGATTTACCAATACTAGGAACTATACAGATGGAAGAAAAAAGTTAG
- a CDS encoding mannose-1-phosphate guanylyltransferase, with translation MLCALIMAGGKGERFWPLSTDEKPKQFLKLLGEETMIQMTVNRLKDLIPVDRIFVVTGERYISLVKEQLPELSEKNIIVEPIGKNTAPCIALSAFQIEKQYKDATIAVLPSDQLIKNEEEFRNVIAAADSFIEENQDSIVTLGMKPDRPETGYGYIKCDRTSSIVNGLKIRNVDMFVEKPNLEKAKQYLNNGNFLWNGGMFVWKAKNILRLTEKYMKNTYDVLKEIACTSEEEYMNKLKSNYVLVDSVSIDYAIMEKAKDIYVIPSEFGWDDVGTWYSVERYRDKDENNNVCVGNIININSKNNIVVGKNKPVIIFGLEDIFVVESNDIILIGNKDDIKDIKEIKKTVI, from the coding sequence ATGTTATGTGCACTTATAATGGCAGGGGGAAAAGGTGAAAGATTCTGGCCTCTTTCTACAGATGAAAAACCTAAGCAATTTTTAAAATTACTTGGTGAGGAAACTATGATACAGATGACTGTAAACAGATTAAAAGATTTGATACCTGTTGATAGAATATTTGTGGTTACAGGAGAAAGATATATAAGCTTAGTAAAAGAACAGCTTCCTGAACTTTCTGAAAAGAATATAATAGTGGAACCAATAGGTAAAAATACAGCACCTTGTATAGCACTATCTGCTTTTCAAATAGAAAAACAATATAAAGATGCCACTATTGCAGTGCTTCCATCAGATCAACTTATAAAAAATGAAGAGGAGTTTAGAAATGTTATAGCGGCAGCGGACTCTTTTATAGAAGAAAATCAGGATTCCATTGTAACTCTAGGAATGAAACCTGACAGACCGGAGACAGGCTATGGGTATATAAAATGTGATAGAACTTCTTCTATAGTAAATGGATTAAAGATAAGAAATGTAGATATGTTTGTTGAAAAGCCAAATCTTGAAAAAGCAAAGCAGTATTTAAACAATGGAAACTTTTTATGGAACGGTGGAATGTTTGTTTGGAAGGCAAAAAACATATTAAGACTTACAGAAAAATATATGAAAAACACCTATGATGTTCTTAAGGAAATAGCTTGTACTTCAGAAGAAGAATATATGAATAAACTTAAAAGTAATTATGTTTTAGTAGACAGTGTTTCCATAGACTATGCCATAATGGAAAAAGCTAAAGATATATATGTGATACCAAGTGAATTCGGTTGGGATGATGTGGGAACCTGGTATTCTGTGGAGAGATATAGAGATAAGGATGAAAATAACAATGTTTGTGTAGGAAATATAATAAATATAAACAGCAAAAATAATATTGTAGTAGGAAAGAATAAACCTGTTATTATTTTCGGTCTTGAAGATATATTTGTAGTTGAAAGCAATGATATTATTCTGATAGGTAATAAAGATGATATTAAGGATATAAAGGAGATTAAGAAGACGGTTATATGA
- a CDS encoding polysaccharide pyruvyl transferase family protein, with amino-acid sequence MKKDTIMFDGYYGFQNVGDDVFCLVAEWIANECWKFNNIYFNGENIPKLYNNSRKNQSTKMNKKIKKLSTLMTLFKSSHIVYAGGSNFHTALSGIGDLRNFYRFSTKFTKKLYALGVSLGPFDTKRDYESIKNYLNNFTYISLRDKRSYEIAKKMNLRGVCKQSFDIASLLPVINKKYYRQRIDNNKKDELVVGISLCHCERYSGKDINREIQREEVMKLLIDKMVEKYKRITLKFFVFNNNKISGDNEITIESLNIFKSKCKVELINYTKDTLWFWNEMKKCNLFIGIRLHSAIMSYMANIPFVLFEYHEKCTEFLNSIGYSQKDRIIVEKFDVIKYLSVIDRLIKNDYKYKLKPSELTEHVLNDIKECANFI; translated from the coding sequence ATGAAAAAAGATACAATAATGTTTGATGGATATTACGGATTCCAGAATGTTGGAGATGATGTTTTTTGTCTAGTTGCCGAATGGATAGCAAATGAATGTTGGAAATTTAATAATATATATTTTAATGGCGAAAATATCCCCAAATTATATAATAATTCAAGAAAAAATCAAAGTACTAAAATGAATAAAAAAATTAAAAAACTTTCTACATTGATGACTCTTTTTAAAAGTTCACATATAGTGTATGCTGGCGGATCAAATTTTCACACTGCACTATCAGGTATAGGAGATCTAAGAAATTTTTATAGATTTTCCACAAAGTTTACAAAGAAACTATATGCTTTAGGAGTCTCTTTAGGACCATTTGATACAAAACGAGATTATGAGTCTATAAAAAACTATTTAAATAATTTTACATATATTTCGTTAAGAGATAAACGTTCCTATGAAATAGCAAAGAAGATGAACTTGAGGGGAGTTTGTAAACAAAGTTTTGATATAGCAAGCTTACTTCCAGTTATTAATAAAAAATATTATAGACAAAGGATTGATAATAATAAAAAAGATGAGCTTGTTGTAGGTATAAGCCTTTGTCATTGCGAAAGGTACTCAGGAAAAGACATTAATAGAGAAATACAAAGAGAAGAAGTAATGAAGCTGTTAATAGATAAAATGGTTGAAAAATATAAACGCATAACGTTAAAGTTTTTTGTGTTTAATAATAATAAAATAAGTGGTGATAATGAAATCACTATAGAATCTCTAAATATATTTAAGAGTAAATGTAAAGTGGAGCTCATCAATTATACAAAAGATACTTTGTGGTTTTGGAATGAAATGAAAAAATGTAACTTATTTATAGGAATTAGACTGCATTCAGCCATTATGTCTTACATGGCTAATATTCCTTTCGTACTATTTGAATATCATGAAAAATGTACTGAGTTCTTAAATTCAATAGGATATTCACAGAAAGATAGAATTATTGTGGAAAAGTTTGATGTGATTAAATATCTATCAGTAATAGACAGATTAATAAAAAATGATTATAAATATAAATTAAAGCCTAGTGAATTGACAGAGCATGTGCTTAATGATATTAAGGAATGTGCAAATTTTATATAA
- a CDS encoding CpsD/CapB family tyrosine-protein kinase gives MLIFKDKPKSSISEGYRTLRNNIQFFSLDNNIKALLITSSSPCEGKSTVASNLALSIAELNNKVLILDCDLRRPSIHKKFHLSDEKGLSNLLIGEYKFNEVVQKYNDNLYILTSGTIPPNPSEMLSSNKMKDFLTKVKEDFDYIILDTSPVVSLSDVQALATLADGVLLVLASGESEITEVNKAIKLLSYVKANIIGIVANKLKYSRKSIKKYNSYYNKDIKI, from the coding sequence ATGCTGATATTTAAAGATAAGCCTAAATCATCTATATCAGAAGGGTACAGGACATTAAGAAATAATATACAATTTTTTAGTTTAGATAATAATATAAAAGCACTATTGATAACAAGTTCCTCTCCTTGCGAAGGAAAATCCACAGTAGCATCTAATTTGGCTCTGTCCATTGCAGAATTAAACAATAAGGTTTTGATTTTGGATTGCGATTTAAGAAGGCCTTCAATACATAAGAAATTTCATTTATCCGATGAAAAGGGTCTTTCAAATTTATTGATAGGAGAATATAAGTTTAATGAGGTAGTTCAAAAATACAATGACAATCTATATATTTTGACTTCTGGAACAATACCTCCAAACCCTTCAGAGATGCTTTCCTCTAATAAGATGAAGGATTTTTTGACAAAAGTTAAAGAAGACTTTGACTATATTATTTTGGATACATCACCTGTTGTATCCCTATCAGATGTTCAAGCTTTAGCAACGTTAGCAGATGGCGTACTTTTAGTACTAGCTTCTGGTGAATCAGAAATTACTGAAGTCAATAAAGCAATTAAGCTATTAAGTTATGTTAAAGCTAATATAATAGGGATTGTAGCAAATAAGCTTAAATACAGCAGGAAAAGCATAAAAAAATATAACAGTTATTATAACAAAGATATAAAAATTTAA
- a CDS encoding sugar transferase, giving the protein MQNEKLSEEINFNHYENKYWKSSIYYCLKRIIDIFGSLVGIILLSPVFIIITIAIKIDSKGPVIFSQYRVGKNDKLFKMYKFRSMVPDAEKLLIKLKDKNEMSGPMFKMKEDPRITRIGKFIRRTSIDELPQLFNILKGHMSFVGPRPNLPREVANFSNYHKLKLLAKPGLTCYWQVMGRNEIDFEDWMKLDIKYIEERNTWVDIKLIIKTFFVLFGDKNAH; this is encoded by the coding sequence TTGCAAAATGAAAAGTTAAGTGAGGAAATAAATTTTAACCATTATGAAAATAAATATTGGAAAAGCAGTATCTATTATTGCCTAAAGAGAATAATTGATATCTTTGGATCTTTAGTTGGAATAATTCTATTAAGTCCTGTTTTCATAATAATCACTATAGCAATTAAGATTGATTCAAAAGGTCCCGTAATATTCTCGCAGTATAGGGTTGGTAAAAATGATAAGTTGTTTAAGATGTATAAATTTAGATCTATGGTGCCAGACGCAGAAAAATTATTAATAAAATTAAAGGATAAAAATGAGATGTCAGGCCCTATGTTTAAAATGAAAGAGGATCCCAGAATAACTAGAATTGGTAAATTTATAAGAAGGACAAGTATTGATGAACTTCCGCAATTATTTAATATATTAAAGGGCCACATGTCTTTTGTAGGACCAAGACCAAATTTACCTAGAGAAGTAGCTAATTTCAGTAATTATCATAAATTAAAACTTCTTGCAAAGCCAGGACTAACTTGTTATTGGCAGGTTATGGGAAGAAATGAGATAGACTTTGAGGATTGGATGAAACTTGATATAAAGTATATAGAAGAAAGAAATACATGGGTGGATATAAAACTTATAATCAAGACATTCTTTGTGCTGTTTGGGGATAAGAATGCTCATTAG
- a CDS encoding lipopolysaccharide biosynthesis protein, whose product MNRNKLLVKNTIIYAVGNFGSKFLTFLLLPFYTYYLSTGDYGYFDLITTTVTLLIPIITFQITDGLYRFLLDSKNDNDISRVVSNSFFITLTNLFFFNVIYIIFVQFKSFQYEYLILSQINFNIISAFWAQISRGIRKNAEYSISGIVGTIIVLSLNIIFIIVFHFGVASLILSNIISCIGVIIYLEFRLKICKYIRYSLYDKKLKKELLLFSIPLIPNLVSWWFMNVSDRYFINLYKGIEANGIYAVSNKFPAILIMVNAIFSLAWQESAISEYKSKDRNKFYSNMFNILMIIEFTSVIVLLPLTKFAIKYAVNDKFHEAALYIPFLYVATILNAFSSFYGTGYLSTKDTKGAFYTSSIGGIVNVIFNIILIPVIGIQGASISTMISFFVMWILRIFQTKKYFTIYINKIKLLSLSLISALYIFFYYNNNIMVEIFLLIISFIIFLVYNKNLVSKTIKYLTNKLIFVKKDVV is encoded by the coding sequence ATGAACAGAAATAAACTATTAGTTAAAAACACAATTATATATGCAGTAGGTAATTTTGGATCTAAGTTTTTAACATTTTTACTATTGCCATTTTATACATATTATTTATCAACAGGTGATTATGGTTATTTTGATTTGATTACAACTACAGTGACATTACTAATTCCAATTATAACATTTCAAATAACTGATGGATTATATAGATTTTTATTAGATTCCAAAAATGACAATGATATATCTAGAGTTGTTTCAAATTCATTTTTTATTACATTGACAAATTTATTTTTCTTCAATGTAATTTATATTATCTTTGTACAATTTAAAAGTTTTCAATACGAATACTTAATCTTGTCACAAATTAATTTTAATATAATATCTGCTTTTTGGGCTCAAATTTCTAGAGGTATTAGAAAAAATGCTGAATATTCTATTTCTGGAATAGTTGGAACCATCATTGTTTTATCTTTAAATATAATATTTATTATAGTGTTTCACTTTGGCGTTGCATCATTAATATTATCTAATATTATATCATGTATAGGAGTGATAATCTATTTAGAATTTAGATTGAAGATTTGTAAGTATATAAGATATAGTTTATATGATAAAAAATTAAAGAAAGAATTGTTATTATTTTCAATTCCATTAATACCCAATCTAGTTAGCTGGTGGTTCATGAATGTTTCTGATAGGTATTTTATAAATTTATATAAAGGTATTGAAGCAAATGGAATATATGCAGTATCAAATAAATTTCCAGCTATATTAATTATGGTGAATGCTATATTTTCTTTGGCATGGCAAGAAAGTGCTATTAGTGAATATAAATCGAAAGATAGAAATAAATTTTATTCAAATATGTTTAATATTCTTATGATTATTGAATTTACATCTGTAATTGTATTGTTACCATTAACAAAATTCGCTATAAAATATGCAGTAAATGATAAGTTTCATGAAGCTGCATTGTATATCCCATTTTTGTATGTAGCTACTATATTAAATGCTTTTTCTTCTTTTTATGGTACGGGATATCTTAGTACTAAAGATACTAAAGGTGCATTTTATACATCTTCAATTGGTGGTATAGTAAATGTTATATTTAATATTATTTTGATACCTGTGATTGGAATACAGGGAGCTTCAATATCAACTATGATTTCATTTTTTGTTATGTGGATTTTAAGAATATTTCAAACAAAAAAATATTTTACTATATATATTAACAAAATAAAATTATTATCCCTATCTTTAATTTCAGCATTATATATATTTTTTTACTATAATAACAATATTATGGTGGAGATATTCTTATTAATAATATCATTTATAATATTTTTAGTTTACAATAAGAACTTAGTAAGTAAGACAATAAAGTATCTTACTAATAAACTTATATTTGTTAAAAAAGATGTTGTTTAA